Proteins from one Fragaria vesca subsp. vesca linkage group LG6, FraVesHawaii_1.0, whole genome shotgun sequence genomic window:
- the LOC101312649 gene encoding uncharacterized protein LOC101312649 isoform 2, protein MEELTAPATKDSDLKQRQRSFGKAYTTFQTQAASLVGLTRQFKELQARWGSTEASLRTRFREVREPEREVGAREKRLEERKVEMEALEKQLESSKYHLSFLKPLITKHVEELDLLKVRVSEKKEEFDMVEKRGLESAERLGILEKCVVEKIKLSIWIHSIQVRGKLRATSLIGSYNILILK, encoded by the coding sequence ATGGAGGAGCTGACAGCTCCGGCGACGAAAGACTCGGACTTGAAGCAGCGGCAGAGGAGCTTCGGCAAAGCGTACACCACCTTCCAAACGCAGGCTGCTTCGCTCGTCGGGCTGACCCGCCAGTTCAAGGAGCTCCAGGCGCGGTGGGGGTCCACCGAGGCCTCGCTCCGGACACGGTTCCGAGAAGTCCGCGAACCGGAAAGGGAGGTCGGCGCCAGAGAGAAGCGGCTGGAGGAGAGAAAGGTGGAGATGGAAGCGCTGGAGAAGCAGCTGGAATCGAGTAAGTACCACTTGAGTTTTCTGAAGCCGTTGATTACTAAACATGTGGAAGAGCTTGATTTGTTGAAGGTGAGGGTGAGCGAGAAGAAGGAAGAGTTTGATATGGTTGAAAAGAGGGGTTTGGAATCGGCCGAGAGATTGGGAATTTTGGAGAAATGTGTGGTGGAGAAGATCAAGTTAAGCATTTGGATTCACTCCATACAAGTGAGAGGCAAGTTGAGGGCAACGAGCTTGATTGGAAGTTATAACATTCTGATTCTGAAGTGA